The sequence CTTCGTCGAGGTTGCCCCGCAGGCCGATGTGTCCATTCGAGAGCGCGAACAGCGACTCGGTCTGCGCCAGCGTCTCCAGGTGCAGCTCCGTCTCGTGGAGCGCCCACGGCTCGACGACGAAGGCGGGGTGCTGGATCATTCCGGCTCCAGCAAGGCGCCGAGGTCGCCCACCACCAGGTCTGCGCCGTGAGCTCGGAGCCCATCGGCCTGACCGCGGCGGTCGATCCCGATGACGCAGCCGAACCGGCCCGCCCTCCCGGCCTCGACCCCGGCGAGCGCATCCTCGAACACAGCGCATTGCTCCGGCTCCAGCTGGAGCGCTCGGGCGGCGGCCAGGTACGCGTCTGGCGCGGGCTTGCCGCGAAGGTGCTGCTCGCTCGCGGTGTTCCCGTCGATGCGGGCCTCGAAGAGCGCTTCAATCCCAGCGGCCCCCAAGACCTCCCGGCAGTTGCGGCTCGATGAGACGACGGCCGTCTGGAGGCCGGCCGCGCGCGCCAGACCGACGTACCGGATGGAGCCCGGGTAGGTGAGCACCCCTCGCTCGCGAATCAGGCGCAGGACGATCTCGTTCTTCTTCTTCGCGAGACC is a genomic window of Deltaproteobacteria bacterium containing:
- a CDS encoding beta-phosphoglucomutase family hydrolase translates to MLGLPANIRGCLFDLDGVLTQTAKLHAAAWKQMFDAFLDQRGRETSVHLEPFDAVRDYDDFVDGKPREAGTRSFLASRGIHLPLGEPDDPPGSETIRGLAKKKNEIVLRLIRERGVLTYPGSIRYVGLARAAGLQTAVVSSSRNCREVLGAAGIEALFEARIDGNTASEQHLRGKPAPDAYLAAARALQLEPEQCAVFEDALAGVEAGRAGRFGCVIGIDRRGQADGLRAHGADLVVGDLGALLEPE